In a single window of the Cydia strobilella chromosome 13, ilCydStro3.1, whole genome shotgun sequence genome:
- the LOC134746699 gene encoding U6 snRNA-associated Sm-like protein LSm7 has product MASKEGSGDKAKGPQGAGDGKEKRRKESILDLSKYLEKSIRVKFAGGREAAGILKGYDPLLNLVLDNTTEFLRDPDDPYKLLDDTRALGLVVCRGTSVVLICPMDGMEAIPNPFITQEG; this is encoded by the exons ATGGCTTCAAAAGAAGGAAGCGGTGATAAGGCAAAG GGTCCTCAAGGAGCAGGAGATGGAAAAGAAAAGCGAAGGAAAGAGTCTATTCTCGACTTGAGCAAATACTTGGAGAAGAGTATACGAGTAAAGTTCGCCGGAGGGCGCGAGGCCGCCGGCATTTTGAAGGGTTATGATCCTCTGCTAAACTTGGTGCTCGACAACACCACCGAATTTCTTAGAG aTCCTGATGACCCATACAAACTGCTAGATGACACCAGAGCCTTAGGACTAGTTGTGTGCCGAGGAACCTCAGTGGTGTTGATCTGTCCCATGGATGGAATGGAGGCAATTCCAAACCCCTTCATAACCCAAGAAGGATAG
- the LOC134746573 gene encoding short-chain dehydrogenase/reductase family 16C member 6: MLEGTKINPHSQMSKIFDIAKDTVLFFILSCYYIMESLFWTLVPNAIRPMKSLKGDVVLVTGGGGGVGRQLAVKLARLGSKVVVWDINKEGLQKTCADVTMEGYEIASYVVDLADRAAVYAAAENVKKEVGKVDVLINNAGTVFGETLLDLSDSAIETTYKVNILSHYWTVKAFLPEMIETGKGHIVTVGSVAGLLGTYRCTDYSATKFATVGFHESLFTELRAHGHTTIHATLVCPYYINTGMFDGVTPRLMPMLEPDYVAETMIDSIRKNEVNCIMPGSVRYLLPLKCLLPAKMCWDLMHRVMKGPQSMMELKRKPKVAGV, encoded by the exons ATGTTAGAAGGAACAAAAATAAACCCACACTCCCAGATGTCGAAAATTTTTGACATCGCAAAGGACACTGTCCTATTCTTCATTTTATCATGTTACTACATAATGGAGTCGCTATTTTGGACCTTAGTGCCAAATGCAATAAGGCCTATGAAGAGCCTGAAGGGTGATGTGGTACTGGTGACTGGCGGCGGTGGAGGAGTGGGTCGACAGTTGGCAGTCAAGTTAGCGAGGCTGGGATCTAAGGTGGTTGTTTGGGACATTAATAAAGAAG GTTTGCAGAAGACGTGCGCAGATGTGACGATGGAGGGCTACGAAATCGCTAGCTACGTCGTGGATCTAGCCGACCGCGCCGCCGTCTACGCGGCCGCTGAAAATGTTAAGAAGGAG GTGGGGAAAGTGGACGTCCTCATCAACAACGCAGGCACCGTGTTTGGGGAAACACTTCTGGATTTGAGCGACTCGGCCATCGAAACCACCTACAAAGTCAACATCCTCTCGCATTATTGG ACAGTAAAAGCCTTCCTCCCTGAGATGATCGAGACAGGCAAAGGGCATATTGTTACGGTGGGCTCAGTAGCGGGACTTCTCGGGACCTACCGGTGTACGGACTACAGTGCCACCAAGTTTGCCACGGTCGGCTTCCATGAGAGCCTCTTCACAGAACTTAGG GCACACGGCCACACTACGATCCACGCGACGCTAGTGTGCCCCTACTACATCAACACGGGCATGTTCGACGGCGTGACTCCACGCCTCATGCCCATGCTGGAGCCGGACTATGTGGCCGAGACCATGATCGACTCTATCCGCAAGAACGAGGTCAACTGCATCATGCCCGGCTCCGTGCGGTACCTCCTACCACTTAAATG CTTACTTCCGGCTAAAATGTGCTGGGACCTGATGCACCGTGTGATGAAGGGGCCCCAGTCAATGATGGAGCTCAAGCGGAAACCGAAGGTGGCTGGCGTCTAA
- the LOC134746576 gene encoding chitinase domain-containing protein 1, which yields MKCFHIILHVLVLLCVCLATLSPPSDKKGQKGIKPQEGPRKHNVLDRKLVNEAPYIKDIIKYHATYHQDVSTKNFENIVLGYVTPWNNKGYDVAKTWAPKFNYISPVWLQIKRQSPNIYIISGLHDVDHAWMKSLRQKGSDRNLKILPRILFDNWQLSDLKAFFMEPSSLSEQKALIEEVKKACKQWKFDGVVLEMLSQVGKYADRSVKFIQQFGLEMREDDFRLILVYPPFRGYPTDEFFIQAFNDIYPYVEAVSVMTYDFSNPQKPGPNAPLYWMKLCIEKLIDDDENPAKRSKILLGLNLYGNSYTANGGGPIVGTEYIELLKNAKANQALTYNNNTAENYVEIRTSQGTKKIFFPTLYSIQKRLELAREYGTGVALWELGQGLDYFYDLF from the exons atgaAATGTTTTCATATTATTCTACATGTTTTAGTTTTGCTTTGCGTCTGTTTAGCGACGTTATCACCACCGTCTGATAAGAAGGGACAGAAAGGTATAAAACCGCAGGAAGGACCTCGAAAACACAATGTTTTGGACAGGAAATTAGTGAATGAAGCACCCTACATTAAAGACATAATAAAGTATCATGCCACTTATCATCAAGACGTGTCTACAAAGAACTTTGAGAACATTGTGTTGGGCTATGTAACGCCG TGGAACAATAAAGGCTATGATGTGGCAAAGACCTGGGCGCCCAAGTTCAACTACATATCCCCGGTGTGGCTGCAGATCAAGCGGCAGAGCCCTAACATCTACATCATCTCGGGGCTGCATGATGTGGACCATGCCTGGATGAAGTCTCTACGCCAAAAGGGATCTGATAGAAACTTAAAAA TTCTGCCAAGAATCCTATTTGACAACTGGCAGTTGTCAGACCTCAAGGCCTTCTTCATGGAGCCCTCGTCACTCTCAGAACAGAAAGCCCTCATCGAGGAGGTGAAGAAAGCTTGCAAGCAGTGGAAGTTCGACGGAGTGGTGCTTGAGATGCTCTCGCAGGTCGGGAAGTATGCTGACCGCTCTGTTAAATTCATACAGCAATTTG GTCTGGAAATGCGAGAAGACGATTTCAGATTAATCCTAGTGTACCCGCCGTTCAGAGGCTACCCCACGGACGAGTTCTTCATCCAGGCCTTCAACGACATCTACCCTTACGTCGAAGCCGTGTCGGTCATGACCTACGACTTCTCGAATCCACAGAAACCTG GACCAAATGCACCTTTATACTGGATGAAACTATGCATAGAAAAACTCATAGACGACGACGAGAACCCCGCCAAGCGTTCCAAAATCCTACTCGGGCTGAATTTGTACGGCAACTCGTACACGGCCAACGGCGGCGGGCCCATCGTCGGCACCGAGTACATTGAGCTGCTCAAGAACGCCAAGGCCAATCAGGCGTTgacgtataataataatacggcGGAGAATTATGTTGAAATCCG GACATCGCAGGGTACAAAGAAGATATTTTTTCCCACGCTATACTCCATACAAAAGCGGCTGGAGCTAGCGCGCGAGTACGGCACCGGAGTCGCCCTCTGGGAGCTAGGACAGGGTCTTGACTACTTCTACGACCTCTTCTAA
- the LOC134746658 gene encoding chitin deacetylase 1 has product MRLLLATLAVCAALGSCSKLKGLPINRKQKIISSLRGQDSKFPLLSPEKQFEYLLYIKKVPKGFKQPTYTISEYAKLFSNLITGVQGKHRNKKHVLSKRSTSNLKCHENGRFYRNPDRTEEAMWTNDECAKYYLCLQNEVFEFRCSPGLLFDVNRQLCDQAQNVHNCDVTTETHIPKPLLENGSCANETHLACANGNCVPAEYFCDGSNDCADSSDEGWCDVQYDPNSAAPCDTGLCQLPDCFCTKTGTEIPGGLVPNQTPQMITLTFHGPVNHENWDVFTKHLFTPELRNPNGCNIKATFFIPHQYTNYRHVQKLWNEGHEIAVNSITNRGPEEWWSKNATVEDWFDEMVGQANIVNRFAKVRMEDFRGLRVPYLSLGWNRQFLMMQEFGFVYDATAVAPVSDPPYWPYTLDYKMPHKCSGNQYCPTRSYAGLWEMPINPFLNEGGKEGDEVCTTLEHCPKLTDKDVYDVLVSNFKRHYLKNRAPFGIHLNATWLKNAEYLHAFKKFISELMKLPDVYFVTNKQAIEWMKRPTPVLHTNKFEPWQCKNHSLEDVEYACHKPRTCKLQSKVLQHDKYMITCQGCPQSYPWIRNEFGLD; this is encoded by the exons ATGCGGCTCCTTCTCGCGACCCTCGCCGTGTGCGCGGCTTTAGGTAGTTGTTCGAAATTAAAGGGACTTCCGATTAAccgtaaacaaaaaataatttcatcGTTACGCGGCCAAGATTCCAAATTTCCATTGCTTTCGCCGGAGAAGCAGTTTGAATATTTGCTTTACATTAAAAAAGTTCCTAAAGGTTTCAAGCAACCTACCTATACGATCAGTGAATATGCGAAGTTATTTTCGAATTTAATTACAGGAGTGCAAGGAAAGCACAGAAATAAGAAACATGTGCTAAGCAAAAGAAGCACCAGTAATTTAAAGTGTCATGAAAATGGAAGATTTTACAG AAACCCGGATCGCACGGAAGAAGCAATGTGGACAAATGACGAGTGCGCCAAATATTACCTGTGTCTCCAGAATGAGGTCTTCGAGTTTCGATGTTCTCCGGGCCTACTTTTTGACGTGAACAGGCAACTTTGTGACCAGGCGCAGAATGTTCACAACTGTGACGTGACTACTG AGACACATATCCCGAAGCCTCTGCTGGAAAACGGCTCGTGCGCCAACGAGACGCACCTCGCCTGTGCTAACGGGAACTGTGTTCCTGCGGAGTACTTCTGCGATGGATCCAACGACTGCGCAGACTCCTCTGATGAA GGCTGGTGCGACGTGCAGTACGACCCTAATTCTGCGGCGCCCTGCGACACGGGACTGTGCCAGTTGCCGGACTGCTTTTGTACCAAAACTGGGACTGAAATCCCTGGCGGTTTAGTTCCAAATCAG ACTCCTCAAATGATCACCCTGACCTTCCACGGCCCAGTGAACCACGAGAACTGGGACGTGTTCACAAAACACTTGTTCACTCCTGAGCTCCGAAATCCAAACGGCTGCAACATAAAGGCGACATTCTTCATCCCGCACCAATATACCAACTACAGGCACGTGCAAAAGTTGTGGAACGAGGGGCATGAGATCGCTGTCAACTCTATTAC GAATCGCGGTCCCGAAGAATGGTGGTCCAAAAACGCCACTGTAGAGGATTGGTTCGATGAAATGGTCGGTCAAGCGAACATAGTCAACAGATTCGCTAAAGTACGCATGGAAGACTTCag GGGCCTCCGCGTGCCGTACCTGTCGCTGGGCTGGAACCGTCAGTTTCTCATGATGCAAGAGTTTGGCTTCGTGTACGATGCAACGGCGGTCGCGCCGGTGTCGGACCCGCCGTACTGGCCGTACACGCTCGATTATAAAATGCCGCACAAGTGTTCCG GAAACCAGTACTGCCCAACGCGGAGCTACGCCGGCCTATGGGAGATGCCCATAAACCCATTCCTGAACGAAGGAGGAAAGGAAGGCGACGAAGTGTGCACGACCCTGGAACACTGCCCCAAGCTGACTGACAAAGATGTGTATGATGTCCTGGTCAGCAACTTCAAAAGACATTATCTGAAGAACAGGGCTCCATTTGGCATTCATTTGAATGCGACGTGGTTGAAGAATGCTGAATATTTGCATGCATTTAAG AAATTTATTAGTGAATTAATGAAACTACCAGATGTCTACTTCGTGACAAACAAACAAGCTATTGAATGGATGAAGCGGCCAACGCCAGTGCTCCATACGAACAAGTTTGAGCCGTGGCAATGCAAAAATCACAGTTTGGAGGATGTTGAATATGCCTGCCACAAACCAAGGACTTGTAAACTACAGTCAAAGGTTCTACAGCATGATAAATACATGATAACCTGTCAGGGTTGTCCACAGAGCTATCCATGGATAAGAAATGAGTTTGGActagattaa